One stretch of Lucilia cuprina isolate Lc7/37 chromosome 6, ASM2204524v1, whole genome shotgun sequence DNA includes these proteins:
- the LOC111681433 gene encoding protein angel, with protein sequence MLKVCCVNSIQSSKTLNAFFYHIQSTVLRNKRVNSKKLVPMIRKWKPELFKFENGRAKGKHNYKLLSYNILAQDLLVEHLQLYYGIDNKMLRWQNRLKILKDEIAILAPDIMCLQEMQYDHLKELVNQIGIAKQNSRLEYVFKKKTGIRSDGCAIIYDKNKFKLIEEKNVEYYTDNVLTLNRENIAIMAKFQPMEDNSSTFVVATTHLLYNPRREDIRISQINKLIQEIIAFSNTHMKNRLPIILTGDFNFTPDTKAFELLTGLRKPKLRTQNCEDVQSVGDFFQLDAIDFGMANCASTYQDQWITVDYILTSKSNREKKSIQINSKYKLPSTDQCWRCGKIPNKFVGSDHFSLAIQFSIV encoded by the coding sequence atgctAAAAGTGTGCTGTGTAAATAGTATTCAAAGTAGCAAAacattaaatgcatttttttatcacataCAATCCACAGTCTTACGGAACAAACgtgtaaatagtaaaaaattagtACCAATGATTCGCAAATGGAAGCCAGAGTTATTTAAATTCGAAAATGGTCGTGCCAAAGGCAAACATAATTACAAATTGTTATCGTACAATATATTAGCGCAAGATCTACTAGTAGAACATCTTCAGCTATATTACGGCATCGACAATAAAATGTTGCGATGGCAAAACCGTCTCAAAATACTTAAGGACGAAATTGCTATTCTAGCGCCAGATATAATGTGCCTACAAGAAATGCAATACGATCACCTTAAAGAACTTGTAAATCAAATTGGTATTGCGAAACAGAACAGCAGATTGGaatatgtttttaagaaaaagactGGCATACGTAGTGATGGCTGTGCtattatttatgataaaaataagtttaaactaATTGAAGAAAAGAATGTAGAATATTACACTGATAATGTGTTGACACTTAATCGTGAAAATATTGCAATTATGGCAAAATTTCAACCAATGGAGGACAACTCGTCGACCTTTGTTGTTGCTACAACGCATTTACTTTACAACCCTAGACGTGAAGATATTCGAATTtcgcaaataaacaaattaatacaagAAATTATTGCATTTTCTAACACTCATATGAAAAATCGTTTACCAATTATATTAACTGGTGATTTTAACTTTACACCTGATACGAAGGCCTTTGAATTGTTAACCGGTTTACGTAAACCTAAATTAAGAACACAAAATTGTGAAGACGTTCAATCTGTTGGGGACTTTTTTCAACTGGATGCAATTGACTTTGGAATGGCTAATTGTGCTTCGACATATCAAGATCAATGGATAACAGTCGATTATATATTGACATCAAAATCGAACAGGGAAAAAAAATCCATtcaaataaatagtaaatataaATTGCCGTCTACCGATCAATGCTGGAGATGTGGtaaaataccaaacaaattcGTTGGTTCTGATCATTTTTCACTGGCAATTCAATTTTCTAtcgtttaa
- the LOC111681428 gene encoding 39S ribosomal protein L43, mitochondrial translates to MSNSHLFLKSGFPSAPLQNGLGRYVCQLQRVTLKFCKNNGSSKGMREFIESKLIDFAKENPGIVVYVKPRRHRTPVLVGEYLNGEREWLNCRNSSKDDILKWIELLKTQNGPSSATRLRKMWHTDVPSIQGPWTPFMLRNPENNLVNYPNSELSQPLDIQQSATEKLIELFKEQQKLTDAKSENEFLTSKRAE, encoded by the exons atgtcaaatagtcatttatttttaaaatctggcTTTCCAAGTGCTCCTTTGCAGAATGGTCTTGGACGGTATGTGTGTCAACTTCAGAGAGTTAcacttaaattttgtaaaaacaatgGATCCAGCAAAGGCATGCG GGAATTCATTGAAagtaaattaattgattttgccAAAGAGAATCCTGGAATCGTCGTCTATGTTAAGCCCAGACGTCACCGTACTCCTGTATTAGTAGGAGAATATC ttaatggaGAACGTGAGTGGTTAAACTGTCGAAATTCATCTAAAGATGATATACTGAAGTGGATAGAACTTCTGAAGACCCAAAATGGGCCATCAAGTGCAACACGTTTACGCAAAATGTGGCACACTGATGTTCCTTCAATTCAAGGCCCCTGGACGCCCTTTATGTTGCGTAATCCTgaaaataatttagtaaattaTCCTAACTCGGAACTATCACAGCCTTTGGACATTCAGCAGTCCGCAActgaaaaattaattgaattatttaaagaacaacaaaaattaaccgATGCCAAATctgaaaatgaatttttgaCATCAAAACGAGCAGAATAA
- the LOC124420523 gene encoding uncharacterized protein LOC124420523: protein MISKMGKHRNPQQEKIFIDFMESHVDIAKGYVKGDRVVKEALWVDLAKKLNSCGPPTKDLNGWKKTWADWKVYVKNKMSHNKKENLKTGGGQYNKYVLSDAEETVARLTGIYRSVDGINSSKDFGESTIDLILNESEKENESECDIHLTISENNLSAETPSTSKRCRPNTSQVPSKAELNSLLAEENNHLKYIFMVHLLTLPVDMTKDLRHLLMYADAIFPLNIVSCFPPLQQQLIHPA from the exons ATGATATCCAAAAT gGGAAAGCACAGAAATCCACAACAAGAAAAAATCTTTATCGATTTCATGGAGTCGCACGTTGATATCGCTAAAGGTTACGTCAAAGGGGACCGTGTGGTTAAGGAAGCCTTGTGGGTTGATTTggccaaaaaattaaattcatgtgGACCACCAACCAAGGATTTGAATGGATGGAAAAAAACGTGGGCAGACTGGAaggtctatgttaaaaacaagaTGTCccacaataaaaaagaaaatctgaaAACTGGTGGTGgccaatataataaatatgttcttTCAGATGCAGAGGAAACCGTGGCTAGACTGACGGGAATCTACAGAAGTGTAGATGGTATTAATTCCTCTAAAGATTTCGGAGAATCCACAATTGATTTGATTCTAAATGAAtctgaaaaagaaaatgaaagtgAATGTGACATACATCTGACAATATCAGAAAATAATCTAAGTGCAGAAACTCCATCAACATCAAAACGATGCAGACCAAATACTTCACAAGTACCTTCAAAAGCGGAATTAAACAGCTTATTGGCAGAagaaaataatcatttaaaatacatatttatggtACATTTACTTACACTGCCGGTGGATATGACAAAGGATCTGAGGCATCTCTTAATGTACGCCGACGCAATTTTTCCACTAAATATTGTCTCTTGCTTTCCACCATTACAGCAACAATTGATACACCCGGCATAA